A DNA window from Camelina sativa cultivar DH55 chromosome 17, Cs, whole genome shotgun sequence contains the following coding sequences:
- the LOC104754412 gene encoding transcription factor bHLH7-like, translating into MANNNNNPHDNISDPSPTDDFFEQILGLSNFSASSGSGLSGIGGGLSAPPMMLQLGGSVGDEGNHHHNNHNMGAIGGGPGPVGFHNHMFPLGLSLDQGKGHGFLKPEGLLPSRKRFQDDVVDNRCSSIKPVYHGQPMSQPAPPMPHQQSTIRPRVRARRGQATDPHSIAERLRRERIAERIRALQELVPTVNKTDRAAMIDEIVDYVKFLRLQVKVLSMSRLGGAGAVAPLVTEMPLSSSIEDETQAVWEKWSNDGTERQVAKLMEENVGAAMQLLQSKALCIMPISLAMAIYHSQPPDTSSSIVKPEMNPPP; encoded by the exons ATggctaacaacaacaacaacccacATGATAACATCTCCGATCCATCTCCCACCGACGATTTCTTCGAGCAGATCCTCGGTCTTTCCAACTTCTCCGCTTCTTCTGGTTCTGGTCTTTCTGGAATTGGCGGAGGGTTAAGCGCACCTCCGATGATGCTTCAGCTCGGTGGTTCAGTAGGCGACGAAGggaatcatcatcataataatcaCAACATGGGTGCCATTGGAGGAGGACCTGGACCTGTTGGGTTTCATAATCATATGTTTCCGTTGGGATTAAGCCTCGATCAAGGGAAAGGACATGGCTTTCTTAAACCTGAAGGTCTTCTTCCTTCTAGGAAACGTTTCCAAGACGATGTTGTTGATAATCGATGTTCCTCTATCAAACct GTTTACCATGGGCAGCCAATGTCACAGCCAGCTCCACCAATGCCGCATCAGCAATCTACAATTCGACCGAGAGTTAGAGCTAGGCGAGGTCAGGCCACCGATCCACATAGCATCGCTGAGAGG CTGCGTAGGGAAAGAATAGCAGAACGGATCAGGGCGTTGCAGGAACTTGTACCTACTGTTAACAAG ACAGATAGGGCTGCTATGATCGATGAGATTGTCGATTATGTTAAGTTTCTCAGGCTCCAAGTTAAG GTCTTGAGCATGAGTCGTCTTGGTGGAGCCGGTGCTGTCGCACCACTAGTCACTGAAATGCCATTGTCGTCATCAATTGAG GATGAGACGCAGGCCGTGTGGGAGAAATGGTCAAACGATGGGACAGAGCGGCAAGTGGCTAAGCTGATGGAAGAAAACGTTGGAGCAGCGATGCAGCTATTACAATCAAAGGCTCTTTGCATAATGCCAATCTCATTGGCAATGGCGATTTACCATTCTCAGCCACCAGACACATCTTCTTCAATCGTCAAACCAGAGATGAATCCTCCACCATAG